The Aureibacillus halotolerans nucleotide sequence GCGCGTTTCGTGCGTAGTGGAAGCATGGGCGAGCTGCCTGTAGGTGCGGTGATGGCCATTATCGGCGCGCCATGGCTGATTTGGTTTGTGATGAGAAAAATGCAAGGTCTTTTCAGCAATGTCGGCAACGTGTCGATGAGTGTCGGCTCCAAACCCCTCCGTTTGCCATTTAAACGATTGTTCATTGGAGGAGGTCTTGTCATCGTGGCGCTTATTCTCGTGAGCATGACGATAGGGGCGACCCAAGTTCCATTGATACAGCTTTGGAAAAATCTCATCGGAGCTGGGGCAGAGGATCAATTTTCGGTGCTCTTAAATCTTCGCCTACCACGAACATTGGTGGCTGCGGGGGCTGGTGTGGCGCTTGCGGTGAGCGGGGTTCTTATCCAGAGCTCCGTGCGTAACCCACTCGCTGACGCGTCCATCGTTGGGGTGACGTCTGGTGCAGGGCTTGCGGCATTGCTCGTCATGGTCGTTTGGCCGGAGTTACCATCAGCATTGCTTCCAGTCGCAGCGGTGATCGGTTCGGTCGCTGCCGCGGCGATTGTGTTTGGCTTGGCGTGGCGAAGAGGCATGCATCCGTCGGTTTTAATTTTGCTCGGTATCGCGGTGTCAGCTGTCGGTGCGGCTGGCATCCAGGTGTTGATTATCCGCGGGGCGATTTACGGCAGCTCGGGCTATGTGTGGATCACTGGCTCCACCTATGGCCGCTCTTGGGATCATGTCATGATCATTGCAGGCTTTCTCGTCGTGCTTTTGCCGATCGCGCTTATGCTAGCCAGACGGTTTGATTTGCTCGTCTTTGATGAAGACAGTGCGTCTGGCCTCGGGCTGAATGTGCAGCAGACACGGTTGTGGGCCATTCTTGTCGGTGTTCTCTTAGCTGCAGGAGCGGTCGCTTGTGTAGGCACTGTCGGTTTTCTTGGGCTGATCGCACCACATGCCGTGCGCGTGTTGATTGGACACAATACGAGGCAGTCCATTTTGCTATCGTCCTTGCTCGGCGCCTTTTTGCTCGTCATGGCCGACACAGTCGGTCGGACGGTCATGGCGCCAACGGAAATCCCTTCAGGCATATTGATTACGCTGCTTGGTGCGCCTTACTTTCTATATCTTATGGCACGTAGCCAACGACATAGTGCATAGATGCATAGAAAAACGCTCCCAGTTCGGGGGCGTTTTCTACTGTTCATTATCAGTCACTTTTTTTAAATGAATGTCATGAACGAGGCGAATCGTCGGGCGAATAAGCAGTAGTGCACTTCCGACAACGAAAAGCCAAGTGCCAGCGTCTATCAACGTGTCCTTGAAAAAGAAAAAACTACCAATAAGAAAAATAAGACCGATTAAAAAGTCATTGATCGTGTACAGCACCTTGTAACGCTTTTTGAAGAACAGCTCATACCGACCAATGCGGTGATCAAATGGATGGTTCTGTGAATGATTTGCCATGAAAAATCCCTCCATAGTAGGTTTACCCACTTGAAGGATGAGGTAATCTTTAATGGTTTGTGCCGCGAAAATCGGTCATTTGTGCGCGGAAAGTCGATGGTAGTGCGCGAAAACCTATGGTGCCCGCGCGAAAATCAAAGGTTTTTGCGCGAAGTAGAGAAAGTGCGCGAAAATCGGTCATTTGTGCGCGGAAAGTCGATGGTAGTGCGCGAAAACCTATGGTGCCCGCGCGGAAATCAAAGGTTTGTGCTCGAAAAAGAAAGAGTGCGCGAAAATCGGTCATTTGTGCGCGAAAAATGGATGGTAGTGCGCGAAAACCCAGGGTGACTGCTCGAAAATCAAAGGTTTGTGCGCGAAAACTCAATTCGTCAGTGGTTCAAAGAGTACAAATGGGCTGGATGTGGTATAGTTCATATGACCTAGGTAAAAAGTACCTTAGTCTTATAAGGAGGATGAGAATGAGCGTTACGGTGAACTGGTCAGATTCCATATTGTTAAAGGCGTTGGAAACAAATGTTGCTGTGATTCGCTTTACTGTGGATCGACGTGTAGAGCATGTGAATGATTTGTTTGCTCGAGCGATGGGGTACACCACTCAGGAAATGATAGGCATGCACCACCGTGAGCTTTGCTTTTCGGACTTTGCCTATAGCAAGGATTACGAAGTTTTTTGGCAGGAGTTGCTTGCAGGGAACAGAGTGCAGGATAAAATTAAACGCAAAGGCGCACAAGGACAACGCTTGTGGCTAGAAGCAACCTATATGCCTGTCTTGGATAACGAAGGCAACGTTGTTGGGGTGACTAAAATTGCGACCGATATTACGAAACGAGAAGAAGCGGTGAATCGCATCGCCAGCAGCCTACAACAAATGGCAGAGCAGTTGAACGAGCATGCCTCTCTCGGAAACAATCAGAGCGAGAAGCTTCTAAAAAGCTTTCAGCAGATGTCACAATACCTTGATGAGAATACATTGGCTCTTAAAATGTTAACAGCCAAAGCAGAGAGCATTCATAACGTTGTGAAAATCATTCGTGCGATTTCTTCGCAAACGAATCTGCTTGCGTTAAATGCAGCGATTGAAGCGGCAAGAGCTGGGGAGCATGGGCGAGGGTTCAATGTGGTTGCCCAAGAAGTGAAAAAGTTAGCACATCAGGTGGATGACTCCATCGTCGGTGTGCGTGACAATATAGACGACATGACGAAGGAAGTGGAGTCGCTCTCAAAAGGAGGGGCACGGGCCATTCTTCTTTCGAAACAAAGTCAGCAAGATGTTCAAGAAACCCTCTCCGTCTTCGAGACCATGTCAACGAATGCAGAGCTATTGGAAGAGCAGGCTAAGCAATTCAAGCAGATCATCTAAATGATGAATGGATATAAGATGCATTAAAAGCCCCGCAAACGATCTGCAGGGCTTTTTTCATTTAAGAAAACAGGCACCAGTATAAAGTGCCTGTTTTCTCGGTTAATGACTCAAACGGCCTTATCGCTACGAGTGGCGATAATTTTTCTTGCAATGCCTTCTTCTACTTCGCGATTGTATTTGTCAACCCATCCACTTAGTAGCAAAGCGTCGACAAACCACCAGATGCCTAGTGCGAAAAAACCAACTAAGCCAACAACAAAAATGAGTAGGATCCAGGAAGTGATGTTCAGCAAGAGCTGGCCAATTCCGACACCCGTTCTTCCCATGTAAAAATGATGAACACCTATCGAGCCTACAAAGAACCAAAGCAAGTACGCAACAACCTTGTCCTTCCCATAATTCTTTACCTCTGATTCAAGAAGCATAAGCTCTCGAGTATCCAGGTTATGCTTTGCACTCACAAAATCTCCCCCTGTTTTAACTGTAGTGATACGACGTGAGTACGCTATGGTTCTACCGAGAATTGCAAAAAGCGGCGCATCATGAGATTGCCAACAATCATGTTTGAACCAAATCGTGGTGTTTGTGACCCCAGTTTTATACCATTAAGTATATCGGCGATTTCCAGAAAAATTTAACAACACTTTCTCATATTTAGCACTTTT carries:
- a CDS encoding iron ABC transporter permease, encoding MSVALGKKSLIKAIPFRLAAIFGGGLFALVLLMFASLCIGEAPIQVGTVVDALMNRQDTMDHNLIWDIRLPRMVLGLFAGGALAVAGALLQTITRNPLAASDTLGINAGAYFMVVLGTIFFPSVLQASPFLIAVLGGTGAATLAFVMAGGPTANPIRLTLAGMIVSLVIASLTSALHIFFSEQSKSLFVWGAGSLSQINWDGVLYVWPWIVGGILLVWLYSTQFDILRMDEATAQSLGQKVKRVKMTGLVLAILLAAIVVSVVGPIGFVGLVAPHLVKLAGLRTYRVMIPAVVLWGSVLITGADVLARFVRSGSMGELPVGAVMAIIGAPWLIWFVMRKMQGLFSNVGNVSMSVGSKPLRLPFKRLFIGGGLVIVALILVSMTIGATQVPLIQLWKNLIGAGAEDQFSVLLNLRLPRTLVAAGAGVALAVSGVLIQSSVRNPLADASIVGVTSGAGLAALLVMVVWPELPSALLPVAAVIGSVAAAAIVFGLAWRRGMHPSVLILLGIAVSAVGAAGIQVLIIRGAIYGSSGYVWITGSTYGRSWDHVMIIAGFLVVLLPIALMLARRFDLLVFDEDSASGLGLNVQQTRLWAILVGVLLAAGAVACVGTVGFLGLIAPHAVRVLIGHNTRQSILLSSLLGAFLLVMADTVGRTVMAPTEIPSGILITLLGAPYFLYLMARSQRHSA
- a CDS encoding YrhK family protein, with the protein product MANHSQNHPFDHRIGRYELFFKKRYKVLYTINDFLIGLIFLIGSFFFFKDTLIDAGTWLFVVGSALLLIRPTIRLVHDIHLKKVTDNEQ
- a CDS encoding methyl-accepting chemotaxis protein, with product MSVTVNWSDSILLKALETNVAVIRFTVDRRVEHVNDLFARAMGYTTQEMIGMHHRELCFSDFAYSKDYEVFWQELLAGNRVQDKIKRKGAQGQRLWLEATYMPVLDNEGNVVGVTKIATDITKREEAVNRIASSLQQMAEQLNEHASLGNNQSEKLLKSFQQMSQYLDENTLALKMLTAKAESIHNVVKIIRAISSQTNLLALNAAIEAARAGEHGRGFNVVAQEVKKLAHQVDDSIVGVRDNIDDMTKEVESLSKGGARAILLSKQSQQDVQETLSVFETMSTNAELLEEQAKQFKQII
- a CDS encoding TM2 domain-containing protein translates to MSAKHNLDTRELMLLESEVKNYGKDKVVAYLLWFFVGSIGVHHFYMGRTGVGIGQLLLNITSWILLIFVVGLVGFFALGIWWFVDALLLSGWVDKYNREVEEGIARKIIATRSDKAV